One region of Mucilaginibacter gotjawali genomic DNA includes:
- a CDS encoding transketolase family protein: MTYEELLTQTALADDRFIVMTAENRALVRNIPGKLGNRFIDTGITEQTMIGAAAGLALRGRIPVVHALASFLTMRAFEFVRTDAGVPNLPVKLSSFIPGFLSDGNGPTHQAVEDISLMRGIPNMTVFAPADEQDLVMMLPEIWKHPHPSYVRINTRKTDHQHSPFKLGKAEIISKGDDVTILTYGLLFEQALIAVEILKNEGLSVGLINLRSLKPVDEQAILEATRESAITITLEDHFVTGGLYSIVAEVLLKHCQTAKVIPMALKDKWFKPSLLPNVLEHEGFTGKQIAEKILGYNTNAYQPEISIPQFSE; the protein is encoded by the coding sequence ATGACCTACGAAGAATTACTTACCCAAACTGCATTAGCCGATGATCGCTTTATCGTGATGACGGCCGAAAACCGCGCCCTGGTACGCAATATCCCCGGCAAACTTGGCAATCGGTTTATTGATACCGGCATAACGGAACAAACTATGATAGGCGCTGCCGCCGGCCTGGCGCTGCGCGGGCGGATCCCTGTGGTACATGCCCTGGCATCGTTTTTAACCATGCGTGCATTTGAATTTGTACGTACAGATGCAGGTGTCCCAAACCTGCCTGTAAAACTAAGCAGCTTTATTCCCGGCTTTTTATCTGATGGTAATGGCCCTACCCACCAGGCGGTGGAAGATATCTCCCTGATGCGGGGCATCCCGAATATGACTGTTTTTGCCCCCGCAGATGAACAGGACCTGGTAATGATGCTGCCCGAGATATGGAAACATCCGCATCCGTCCTACGTGCGTATCAATACCCGCAAAACAGATCATCAGCATAGCCCTTTTAAATTAGGCAAGGCCGAAATTATTTCAAAAGGCGATGATGTCACCATATTAACCTACGGGCTTTTGTTTGAACAAGCGCTTATCGCCGTTGAGATATTGAAAAACGAAGGCTTGTCGGTCGGTTTGATCAACCTGCGCAGCCTTAAACCCGTGGATGAGCAGGCCATATTGGAAGCTACCCGCGAAAGTGCTATAACCATAACGCTCGAAGATCATTTTGTTACAGGAGGCCTTTATAGCATAGTTGCCGAAGTGTTGCTAAAGCATTGCCAAACCGCCAAAGTGATCCCGATGGCATTGAAAGACAAATGGTTTAAACCATCCTTGTTACCCAATGTACTGGAGCATGAAGGCTTTACCGGCAAACAGATAGCCGAAAAAATATTGGGTTACAATACCAATGCTTATCAACCTGAAATATCAATCCCACAATTTTCTGAATAA
- a CDS encoding cytidylyltransferase domain-containing protein, producing the protein MMADNIVIVVQARMSSSRLPGKVMMPLLGESLLSRMIERLKMIRHKALVVIATSEESADDIIEQEADRIEVPCFRGNLNNLLDRHYQAGKKYNADTVLKIPSDCPLIDPQIIDQVLDFYVEHPGEYDYVSNLHPATFPDGNDVEIMTMACLERTWEEATKTLELEHTTPYIWENPESFSIGNVTWDTGKDYSMSHRFTIDYEADYLFIKRVYEELYPARHNFSCNDIISLLEQKPEIYDINARYAGVNWYRNHMDELKTISSDQTKLTF; encoded by the coding sequence ATGATGGCAGATAATATTGTAATAGTTGTACAAGCCAGGATGTCGTCGAGCCGGTTGCCGGGGAAGGTGATGATGCCCCTATTGGGCGAAAGCCTTTTGTCGAGGATGATTGAACGGCTTAAAATGATCCGCCACAAGGCGCTGGTGGTTATTGCTACGTCTGAAGAAAGTGCCGATGATATCATTGAGCAGGAAGCTGATCGTATAGAGGTGCCCTGCTTTCGCGGCAACCTCAATAACCTGCTCGACCGCCACTACCAGGCCGGCAAAAAATATAATGCCGATACCGTTTTAAAGATCCCTTCTGATTGCCCGCTGATAGATCCTCAGATTATTGACCAGGTGCTTGATTTTTATGTTGAGCACCCCGGTGAATATGATTACGTAAGCAACCTGCACCCTGCCACTTTCCCGGATGGGAACGATGTGGAGATCATGACCATGGCCTGCCTTGAAAGAACATGGGAAGAAGCAACAAAGACCCTGGAGCTGGAGCACACCACCCCTTATATCTGGGAAAATCCTGAAAGCTTCAGTATTGGAAACGTAACCTGGGATACAGGAAAAGATTATTCCATGTCGCATCGCTTTACGATAGATTATGAAGCCGATTACCTGTTTATAAAGCGCGTTTACGAAGAGTTATATCCGGCCAGACATAATTTTTCCTGCAATGATATCATTAGCCTGCTTGAACAAAAGCCGGAAATATATGACATCAATGCCCGCTACGCGGGGGTAAACTGGTACCGTAACCATATGGATGAATTAAAAACTATTTCATCAGACCAAACAAAATTGACTTTTTGA
- a CDS encoding transketolase, which produces MQSSAIPIDQLEATALKVREHIIKMSTDGGCFVGASLSAADLIVYLYSEFLNINPNNLNDPDRDYLFLSKGHDVPALYGTFAELGLLEKDRLKNHLSLNDHIYWHPNTHIPGIEFHSGSLGHLPSVAIGVAMDIKIRGGKNKVICIMGDGELNEGTCWEAALVANAHKLDNLIFVIDRNHFQANMPTEELIPLEPLHDKFTAFGAAVKRIDGHSFESLHEAFSAYPFETGKLNVVIADTVRGKGLPSIERRADRWFCNFNAEEVESLLKELHGEHLTNLTSETLVVR; this is translated from the coding sequence ATGCAAAGTTCAGCTATACCAATTGACCAGCTCGAAGCCACGGCTTTAAAAGTAAGGGAGCATATTATCAAAATGTCAACAGATGGCGGTTGCTTCGTCGGAGCATCACTTTCTGCTGCCGATTTGATTGTTTACCTGTATTCGGAATTTTTAAACATCAACCCAAATAATCTTAACGACCCCGACAGGGATTACCTGTTCCTTTCAAAAGGGCATGATGTACCCGCTTTATACGGCACCTTCGCTGAGCTTGGTTTGCTGGAGAAGGACAGGCTGAAAAACCATTTATCCCTTAACGACCATATTTACTGGCACCCCAATACGCATATTCCCGGCATCGAATTTCATTCGGGCTCTTTGGGGCATTTGCCATCGGTAGCAATAGGCGTTGCCATGGACATTAAAATAAGAGGCGGCAAAAACAAGGTGATCTGTATTATGGGTGACGGCGAGTTGAACGAAGGCACCTGTTGGGAAGCCGCGCTTGTTGCCAATGCCCATAAACTGGATAACCTGATCTTTGTGATCGACCGTAACCATTTCCAGGCCAATATGCCAACGGAGGAATTGATCCCGCTGGAGCCCCTGCATGATAAATTTACCGCATTCGGCGCAGCAGTAAAACGAATTGACGGGCATAGTTTTGAGTCCCTGCACGAAGCTTTTTCAGCCTATCCTTTTGAAACAGGTAAACTGAATGTAGTAATTGCAGATACCGTACGTGGCAAAGGATTACCCAGCATTGAACGCAGAGCCGACAGGTGGTTCTGTAATTTTAATGCCGAAGAGGTAGAAAGCCTGCTGAAGGAATTGCACGGCGAACATTTAACCAATTTAACATCTGAAACTTTAGTGGTGAGATAA
- a CDS encoding cysteine desulfurase family protein → MKIYLDNAATTPLDQNVFEAMTPYFLNHYGNASSQHGPGREAGQALEASRATIAGLLNALPEEIVFTSGGTEADNIAIVSAVTCNHIDHVITTPFEHPAVLQTLRALTAKNHTRISYIKHDGKGNLDLSHLEYLLRTNTRNLVSVMHANNEIGNLNDIVQTGELCEKYQALFHTDTVQTMGHYRHDLSRLKVHFLAASAHKFHGPKGVGFLYRSKGQRLNRLIHGGGQESGLRAGTENIPGIVGMAKALEIAYGQMEQDHSYIQNLKYHLITRLTETLPDVQFNGNSADLNKSLYTLLSVSLPGTDTDLLRYLDTEGIAVSGGSACSGGSASHVLKALGTDAARTAIRFSFSKFNTRAELDQVAEKLAAVFRLAAA, encoded by the coding sequence ATGAAAATTTACCTGGATAACGCAGCCACCACCCCGCTGGATCAAAACGTATTCGAAGCGATGACCCCTTATTTTCTGAATCACTATGGTAACGCGTCTTCGCAGCACGGGCCGGGCCGCGAGGCAGGCCAGGCACTGGAAGCCAGCCGCGCCACGATCGCCGGTTTGTTAAATGCTTTACCTGAAGAGATCGTTTTCACTTCGGGTGGTACCGAGGCGGATAATATCGCCATCGTGTCGGCGGTTACCTGTAACCATATCGACCATGTGATCACTACACCGTTTGAGCACCCGGCCGTTTTGCAAACCCTGCGCGCACTGACGGCCAAAAACCATACCCGCATAAGTTATATAAAGCATGACGGCAAAGGCAACCTGGATCTGAGCCACCTGGAATACCTGCTGCGGACCAATACCCGCAACCTGGTTTCGGTAATGCATGCCAACAACGAAATAGGCAACCTGAACGATATCGTGCAGACCGGCGAGCTATGCGAAAAATACCAGGCCTTGTTCCATACCGATACAGTACAAACTATGGGGCATTACCGCCACGACCTTAGCCGGCTGAAAGTTCATTTCCTGGCGGCATCGGCGCATAAGTTCCACGGCCCCAAAGGCGTTGGCTTTTTGTACCGCAGCAAAGGGCAGCGGCTCAACCGCCTTATCCACGGCGGGGGCCAGGAAAGCGGCCTGCGCGCCGGCACCGAAAATATCCCGGGCATTGTTGGTATGGCCAAAGCGCTTGAAATTGCTTACGGGCAAATGGAACAGGATCATTCGTACATACAAAACTTAAAATACCATTTGATTACCCGTTTGACCGAAACATTGCCGGATGTGCAGTTTAACGGCAATTCGGCCGACTTAAATAAAAGCCTTTATACGTTATTAAGCGTGAGCCTGCCCGGTACGGATACCGACCTGCTGCGCTACCTCGATACAGAGGGCATCGCCGTTTCCGGAGGCAGCGCCTGTTCGGGCGGATCAGCCTCGCATGTATTGAAGGCGCTTGGTACAGATGCAGCGCGCACCGCTATCCGCTTTTCATTCAGTAAATTCAATACCAGGGCCGAGCTAGACCAGGTGGCAGAAAAACTGGCCGCAGTTTTCCGGCTGGCAGCTGCCTGA